The DNA segment GCGCGCGCGAGGGCTGCGGTTGGAGGACAATGCGCCTGCCGGCAGGTCGATCACCCGGTCCTGGTCGTCCAGGATCGGACCGTCATCGGCGGCGTCCGGCGGCGGTTGCACAGCGCTCATGGTGACACGTCCACCAGTTCCAGCTCCTTCCACGACGATACGCCACTCGGCCGCCGCGCCGGCCGGACTCTCAGCATCACCTGCACAACGGGCCTGGAGGGGAAAACCGTGCGTTCCCCGGTGACGGGGCAGGATTTCGCGGCTCCCCGCGTTGCATCTCTGGACCCATCGGGGTCGCCACTCTCGGGGAGACCAATGAGAACCACACGCCTCCGTGCGCCTGCCATGGCCGGAGTGATGCTGGCCCTTGCCGGTGCACTGGCCGGCTGCGGCACCCCGTCGGTCCACGACGCCGTCGTCTACAGGGCCGGCGCCCGCGCCGTGTCCGACCATCCGGGCGGCTCCGGCACCACCGCCGCCGGGATCACGGTTCCGGTGAGCGTGGACTTCCGCGACCTCATCACCGACGTGGGCGTGCGCCCCGGCGACCAGGTGCGTCGTGGCCAGCCGCTGATCTCCCTCGACCCGGCGCCCTTCCAGCTGCAGGCGACCCAGCTGAACGCGAAGCTGCAGCTCCTCGGCTCGCAGATCGCCGCCGCCACCGAGCGGATGAAGCTCGCCTCCGGGCGCGGCGACTCCGCGACCGCCACCGCCCTCGCCGAGCAGATCAACAGCTACCAGGGGCAGCAGGCGATCGTGCAGCAGCAGATCGACATCGCCCAGGGGCGGGCCAGCCAGATCCTCTCGCCGATCGACGGCGTGATCGGCCAGGTCAGCATCCAGCCCGGCAACTACGCCTCGCCCGGCCAGGTGCTGGTCACCGTTCTCGACCTCTCCCACATCCAGGTGAGCGCCCACCTGCCGATCGCCGACCGCCAGGCGGTCAAGGAGGGCGCGGTCGCCGACATCAGCCTCACCAACCTGACCGCCGTCGGCCTCCAGGGCCGGGTGGTGCTGATCTCGGCCGGCGCCGACCTCAACGGCCAGACCTTCCAGGTCTCGATCGACGCCCCCAACACCCCCGACAAGCGGGTGATCCCCAACCTCAAGGCGTACGTGCGGCTCACCGTCGACCACACCAGCCCGGTGGTGATCTCGCGCAGCGCGGTGCTGAACGTCGACCAGGACCCGACCGTGTACCTGGTCGAGGGCCAGGTGGTCCACCGCCAGCACGTCGAGATCGGCGTCACCGACGGCACCTACGTCGAGGTGCTCCAGGGGCTGAAGGCCGGCGACCTGGTCTGCGTGCTCTCGAGCGGCCAGACCTTCGCAGAGGGTGACCCCATCCGCATCGTTCAGACGCAGCAGGGCTAGATGACCACCGCCACCCCGGTGCGCCCCGCGGTCGGAACCCGGGGCGGCATCCCCCGCCTCGGGCCCGGACGGGTCAGCGAGCCGACGGGGCTGCTCCGGCGCCTGCCCGTGGTGGTGCCGGTGATCGGCCTGCTGCTCGGCCTCCTCGGGCTGAACTTCCCCTGGCTGGGGGTCGCCCTCGAGACCGAGCGGCACGCCGTCGACCTTCGGGTGGTGGCGGCGGGGATGCCGGACTCGCGGCTGATCTCCTACGGCAGCCTCACCGCCGTCGCCGTCGTGGTGGCGGCAACCCTGCTGGTCCGCGGCCGGGGGAGGGCCAGCGCCGCGCTCGCGGTCTGCGGCGCGGTGATGATGCTGCTGCCGGTCCTCTTCGTCCTCCAGTCGGCGATCAGCGACTTCCAGCTGGTCCAGCACATCAACCAGCAGAACGCCGAGATGCGCTCGATCACCTCGCAGCTCGGCTACAGCATCCCCCGCAGCGGCCCCACCTCGGTGCTGCTCTACCCGATCGGCGGCAGCACCCGCGCCATCGCCACCGACCTCCGGCCGGGATGGGTGATGAGCCTGCTCGGCGGCCTGCTGGTCCTGGCGTTCGCGCTGACCGCGCTGGTGCGCGGGCTGGGCTCGGACCGGCGGCTGCGCTGGGGCTCGCTCGCCGCCGGCGT comes from the Candidatus Dormiibacterota bacterium genome and includes:
- a CDS encoding efflux RND transporter periplasmic adaptor subunit produces the protein MLALAGALAGCGTPSVHDAVVYRAGARAVSDHPGGSGTTAAGITVPVSVDFRDLITDVGVRPGDQVRRGQPLISLDPAPFQLQATQLNAKLQLLGSQIAAATERMKLASGRGDSATATALAEQINSYQGQQAIVQQQIDIAQGRASQILSPIDGVIGQVSIQPGNYASPGQVLVTVLDLSHIQVSAHLPIADRQAVKEGAVADISLTNLTAVGLQGRVVLISAGADLNGQTFQVSIDAPNTPDKRVIPNLKAYVRLTVDHTSPVVISRSAVLNVDQDPTVYLVEGQVVHRQHVEIGVTDGTYVEVLQGLKAGDLVCVLSSGQTFAEGDPIRIVQTQQG